In the genome of Candidatus Promineifilum breve, the window AGACGCTGGAAGGGGCGCAATTCCCCATCCCGTTCGAGGTGCCGCTGAACGCCGCGACCATTGACCCCAACGTCGATTACGTCATCGGCGCGCGCATCCTGCTGGGCGACCAGGTGCTCTACGCCTCGACCGTCGGCGTGCCGGTGGTGACGAAGGGCAACCCGACCACTGATGTGACGGTGAATATTCCGCCGCAATAACAGAGAAAAAAAGGTGCTAGGTGTTAGGTGCTAGGTGCTAGGGGAAGAATGCTCTTCCCTAGCACCTAGCACCTAGCACCTAGCACCTAGCACCTAGCACCTAACACCTAGCACCCATTGACACCACCGAAATCGATGGCTAAAATGATGGCTAAAGTGATGCCTCATGGCCGTCAAAGAGTTACTCATTCAATTTGAAACCACGCGCACCACGGTCACGTTGCCGGTCGCGCTGGTGGAGCGTACGCAATCGCTGATCGACCGCGGCCTGTTGCCGTCGCGCAACGCCGCGATTACCGCCGCGCTGGAGTCGCTGCTCGACGCGCTGGAACGGCAGGAGATCGACGCCGCCTTCGCCGCCGTCGCCGATGATGCGAGTTACCGCGAACTCAATGTGATGATCGACGAGACGTTCAGTGACGCCGGTTGGGAAGCGTTAAACCTCGAACGGTGAACCGATGGTGCGCGGTGACATCTACGACGCGCGTCTCAGTCCGGTGGAAGGCTCGGAACAAGCCGGCACACGCCCCGTCGTCATCGTCAGCCGCGACGCGATCAATCACAACAGCCCGGTTATTGTGGTCATCCCCCTGACCGATGCCGCCAACGTCCGCCGCGTCTACCCCAACAACGTC includes:
- a CDS encoding type II toxin-antitoxin system PemK/MazF family toxin, yielding MVRGDIYDARLSPVEGSEQAGTRPVVIVSRDAINHNSPVIVVIPLTDAANVRRVYPNNVPIPSGEGGLTLDSVALAGQVRAIAVTRLVRRRGALPPATMSAIDRALRITLDL
- a CDS encoding ribbon-helix-helix domain-containing protein, whose amino-acid sequence is MAVKELLIQFETTRTTVTLPVALVERTQSLIDRGLLPSRNAAITAALESLLDALERQEIDAAFAAVADDASYRELNVMIDETFSDAGWEALNLER